A genomic region of Lysinibacillus sp. 2017 contains the following coding sequences:
- a CDS encoding N-acetyltransferase, which produces MQYSIINDVHTNLKIQLSAFAEYQDDLHPSSALDETIGQIKQELLSGSQILIGTINEQPVATVRFQIQEQALYFYRQSVLPKEQGNGYAKKLVAALENYAKKQNLNEVQCKVRYSVPRNLYLYASLDYEIIDEFDVIKSCGASIKTVTMAKKL; this is translated from the coding sequence ATGCAATATTCAATAATAAATGACGTTCATACAAATCTTAAAATTCAACTAAGCGCTTTCGCGGAATATCAAGATGATCTCCATCCTTCAAGTGCTTTAGATGAAACGATTGGGCAAATTAAACAAGAGCTACTAAGTGGTTCCCAAATATTAATAGGCACTATAAATGAGCAGCCTGTAGCTACCGTTCGCTTTCAAATTCAGGAACAAGCATTATATTTTTATCGCCAATCCGTTTTACCCAAAGAGCAGGGTAATGGCTATGCGAAAAAATTAGTAGCCGCTCTTGAAAACTATGCAAAGAAACAAAATCTAAATGAAGTGCAATGTAAAGTGCGTTATAGTGTCCCACGTAATCTATATTTATATGCATCTCTCGATTATGAAATTATTGATGAGTTTGATGTCATCAAATCCTGTGGTGCTTCAATTAAAACCGTGACAATGGCGAAAAAATTATAA
- a CDS encoding thiol-disulfide oxidoreductase DCC family protein — MSPVILFDGECNLCDFSVQFILKRDPKGIFQFASLQSDAGIALLEKYNVPKNTESIVLIEDGQFFTESTAALKIARKLTGLWKWLSIAIFVPKPIRDVIYKWIAKNRYKWFGKKEQCMLPTAEQKNRFLS; from the coding sequence GTGAGTCCAGTTATACTTTTTGATGGGGAATGTAATTTATGTGATTTTAGCGTGCAGTTTATTTTAAAGCGTGATCCAAAAGGAATTTTTCAATTTGCTTCGCTTCAAAGTGATGCAGGAATCGCGTTATTAGAAAAATATAACGTACCAAAAAATACGGAAAGTATCGTATTGATTGAAGATGGACAATTTTTTACGGAATCAACTGCAGCATTAAAAATTGCACGCAAGTTAACGGGATTATGGAAATGGCTATCTATAGCAATCTTTGTTCCTAAACCTATACGAGATGTGATATACAAATGGATTGCGAAAAATCGCTATAAATGGTTTGGAAAGAAAGAGCAGTGCATGCTGCCAACAGCCGAACAAAAGAATCGATTTTTATCATAA
- a CDS encoding oligosaccharide flippase family protein codes for MGSFLKGTLFLMFVIFISKLFGFVYRMQFMRIAGEEIVGLYMTSYPAFIFFISVIQFGIPIAVAKLVAHVHAKQKDEHISSIMRTATKLSFLFIIIFTPIIALTIPYIAKSLLHNENLIYILYVGLCTVPIIIFSGLMKSYLQGLTKIGPTAWAQLLEQIVRITLTVFLLPFFMDPNEPAKTAAYAMGITALGEVFSFLFLGYYYIKSKRTFKKNAKTPSYFKPIVRVAVPSAGSKLFGTFTWFLEPIIFLKALTVSGITAGAATTLYGVISGVHIPLLLFPAFIPSALAIVLIPAVSSAVASKNWSLLNQRISLSLRLSSIVGCIAASFFFLHGDDLTMKLFHLEENRGYMKILAPIFYFYYIQSPLHSILQAVDEAKVAMMNSIYGGIGKLFLLYLLASQSSIQEHGAIVAIGFGVLITSFLHIATIRQHEKMKVGIKFFVIPYFLFILTCFIQPLLTPNMPLFMSCFITICIVITLLLATGQIRSSDWQYIRSIFSRT; via the coding sequence TTGGGATCATTTTTAAAAGGAACGCTATTTTTAATGTTTGTTATTTTCATTTCAAAGTTGTTCGGTTTTGTTTACCGCATGCAGTTTATGCGCATTGCTGGTGAAGAGATCGTTGGCTTATATATGACATCTTATCCAGCCTTTATCTTTTTTATTTCAGTCATTCAGTTCGGGATTCCTATTGCCGTTGCAAAACTTGTCGCTCATGTGCATGCAAAACAAAAGGACGAGCATATTTCCTCAATTATGCGAACAGCGACAAAACTTTCTTTTCTATTTATAATCATTTTTACACCCATCATTGCATTGACAATTCCTTATATTGCAAAATCGCTATTACATAACGAAAATTTAATCTATATCCTATATGTCGGACTATGCACAGTACCTATCATTATTTTTTCTGGACTTATGAAATCTTATTTGCAGGGTTTAACAAAAATTGGGCCAACTGCTTGGGCACAGCTCCTTGAACAAATTGTACGAATCACATTGACTGTTTTTTTATTGCCTTTTTTTATGGATCCAAATGAGCCTGCAAAAACTGCAGCATATGCAATGGGGATTACCGCATTAGGAGAAGTTTTTTCATTTTTATTTTTAGGTTATTATTACATCAAATCGAAACGAACGTTTAAGAAAAATGCAAAGACTCCATCCTATTTTAAGCCAATCGTTCGTGTCGCTGTACCTTCTGCAGGTAGTAAATTGTTCGGTACGTTCACTTGGTTTCTAGAGCCCATCATTTTTTTGAAAGCATTAACAGTTTCAGGCATTACTGCAGGCGCAGCTACTACCCTTTATGGCGTTATTTCTGGAGTTCATATTCCATTATTATTATTCCCTGCTTTTATTCCAAGTGCTTTAGCTATTGTGTTAATACCCGCCGTCAGCAGTGCTGTTGCTAGTAAAAATTGGTCATTGTTAAATCAACGTATTTCATTATCATTACGTCTTTCTTCTATTGTGGGCTGTATCGCAGCTAGTTTTTTCTTTTTACATGGTGATGATTTAACAATGAAGTTGTTTCATTTAGAGGAAAATCGAGGCTATATGAAAATTTTAGCTCCTATTTTTTACTTCTATTATATTCAAAGTCCACTCCATTCTATCTTACAAGCAGTGGATGAAGCGAAAGTCGCCATGATGAATTCCATTTACGGTGGTATTGGAAAATTATTTTTACTATATTTACTTGCCTCACAATCCTCCATTCAAGAACATGGTGCTATTGTGGCGATCGGCTTTGGCGTACTTATTACTTCGTTCCTTCACATTGCGACAATTCGACAGCACGAAAAAATGAAAGTCGGTATAAAATTCTTTGTAATACCTTATTTCCTATTTATTTTAACTTGTTTTATTCAGCCTTTACTCACGCCAAATATGCCGCTATTTATGTCATGTTTCATCACCATTTGTATAGTGATAACACTTCTTCTTGCGACAGGTCAAATTCGTTCTTCTGATTGGCAATATATTCGTTCAATCTTTTCGCGCACGTAA
- a CDS encoding transcription repressor NadR, with amino-acid sequence MKKLLGEERRHELLALLKNAKQPLTGADLAKHTNVSRQVIVNDMNLLKARNEPIVATSQGYIFMHNMQQTRFERKIVCMHSSEQTKEELFMLVDCGVTVENVIVEHPVYGEITASIMVSNRIEVEHFVKRVNETNSLYLSALTDGTHLHVISATSEENLDLAEKKLREHGILVEN; translated from the coding sequence ATGAAAAAATTATTAGGTGAAGAGCGTAGGCATGAGTTGCTTGCCTTATTAAAAAACGCAAAACAACCATTAACTGGTGCTGATTTAGCAAAGCATACAAATGTGTCACGCCAAGTTATCGTTAATGATATGAATTTATTAAAAGCACGTAACGAGCCCATCGTTGCGACAAGTCAAGGTTATATATTCATGCACAATATGCAACAAACACGCTTTGAGCGAAAAATTGTTTGTATGCATTCATCTGAGCAAACAAAAGAAGAGTTATTTATGTTGGTGGACTGTGGTGTCACTGTAGAAAATGTTATTGTCGAACATCCAGTATACGGTGAGATTACCGCTTCTATCATGGTCTCTAATCGTATTGAAGTTGAACATTTTGTGAAGCGTGTCAATGAAACAAATTCTCTCTACTTATCTGCTTTAACTGATGGCACCCATTTACACGTCATTAGTGCTACTTCTGAGGAAAACTTAGATTTAGCAGAAAAAAAGTTACGCGAACACGGAATTTTAGTGGAAAATTAG
- the yajC gene encoding preprotein translocase subunit YajC, whose protein sequence is MEGIMQFLPIIVMFVAMWFILIRPAQKRQKATSSMQNSIKRGDKVVTVGGLHGEVDAVEDAVVYILVDGTTRLKFERQAIGRIESV, encoded by the coding sequence ATGGAAGGTATCATGCAGTTTTTACCAATTATCGTAATGTTCGTTGCGATGTGGTTCATTTTAATTCGTCCAGCACAAAAACGTCAAAAAGCAACATCGTCAATGCAAAACAGCATTAAACGTGGAGACAAAGTCGTAACTGTGGGTGGTTTACACGGTGAAGTAGATGCAGTTGAAGATGCAGTTGTATATATTTTAGTTGACGGTACGACACGTTTAAAATTCGAACGCCAAGCAATTGGTCGTATAGAATCAGTTTAA
- a CDS encoding phosphotransferase, with product MALVIKENCWKWESSKGSFFMKYYEDVYLATKVKMVHNQLEKIQFPYHIISEKNEDAHILKQQWYEGKSADYRKLSDQKKTLKALKALHETRNEVDWETYKLLPNYELKEKWHRRFERFIENEGPLKMLLQENYKKIVSIAANALQNIDDTNAIENPKTLLHGDVVHHNFMMGEKGVKIVDFDLACVGEYTDEIILWIHRVLPNVSYQLPNLFEQHPYLQEAKHKLQYLRFPNEVMREALFYLKCNPRQKQACYPFIQSIISEAIQHEKNLSKTIEIIQES from the coding sequence ATGGCATTAGTTATTAAAGAAAATTGTTGGAAATGGGAATCGTCAAAAGGTTCGTTTTTTATGAAATACTATGAAGATGTGTATTTGGCGACTAAGGTGAAAATGGTTCACAATCAGTTAGAAAAAATTCAATTTCCGTATCATATCATTTCTGAGAAAAATGAAGATGCACATATTTTAAAACAGCAATGGTATGAAGGGAAAAGTGCGGATTATAGAAAGCTGTCTGATCAAAAAAAAACATTAAAAGCACTGAAAGCACTACATGAAACGCGGAATGAAGTAGACTGGGAAACATACAAATTACTTCCCAATTATGAGTTGAAGGAAAAATGGCATCGTCGCTTCGAGCGTTTTATAGAAAATGAGGGGCCGTTAAAGATGTTACTTCAAGAAAACTATAAAAAAATTGTATCAATTGCAGCAAATGCCTTACAAAATATTGACGATACTAATGCAATAGAAAACCCAAAAACACTTTTACATGGGGATGTCGTCCATCATAATTTTATGATGGGGGAGAAGGGTGTAAAAATTGTCGATTTTGATTTAGCTTGTGTTGGGGAATATACCGATGAAATAATTTTGTGGATTCATCGTGTATTACCGAATGTTTCATATCAATTGCCGAATTTATTTGAGCAACATCCATACTTACAGGAAGCAAAGCATAAGTTACAATACTTACGTTTTCCAAACGAAGTAATGCGAGAGGCGTTATTTTATTTAAAATGTAATCCCCGCCAAAAACAAGCATGTTATCCATTTATACAATCAATTATAAGTGAAGCAATCCAACACGAAAAAAATTTAAGTAAGACAATTGAAATAATACAGGAAAGCTAA
- a CDS encoding DUF421 domain-containing protein, which translates to MNDYALIIARTILLYIILLVVFRLMGKREVGELSIVDLAIFVLMAEVAAFALDDTHAHFGKAVLPIGILFLIQYLNSLLILKNKRIRDFIEGDPTMIIRDGWILEKEMRKQRYNLDDLLQQLREQGVASVQEVAYAFLEQSGKLSIYKREDNAHPQLILPLILDGYVDERHLKILNRDRKWLEQELLVLGYPDLKEIFFCSYEREKWFVQLRARKD; encoded by the coding sequence TTGAATGACTATGCGTTAATTATCGCACGCACAATCCTTTTATACATTATTTTACTTGTCGTGTTCCGCTTAATGGGGAAGCGAGAAGTTGGAGAATTAAGTATTGTTGATTTAGCTATTTTTGTGTTGATGGCTGAAGTTGCGGCATTTGCATTAGATGATACACATGCTCATTTTGGTAAAGCTGTGCTACCAATTGGTATTTTATTTTTAATTCAGTATTTAAATTCTTTGTTAATTTTAAAAAATAAGCGCATCCGTGATTTTATTGAGGGCGATCCGACAATGATTATTCGTGACGGGTGGATATTAGAAAAGGAAATGAGAAAGCAACGATATAATTTAGATGACTTGTTGCAACAACTACGTGAGCAGGGAGTCGCTTCTGTTCAAGAAGTGGCATATGCTTTCTTAGAGCAGTCTGGGAAATTATCTATTTATAAAAGAGAAGATAACGCTCATCCTCAACTGATATTACCCCTTATACTTGATGGCTATGTCGACGAACGGCATTTGAAAATATTAAATAGGGACAGAAAGTGGTTAGAGCAAGAATTGTTAGTGCTTGGCTATCCAGATTTGAAGGAAATCTTTTTTTGCAGTTATGAGCGTGAAAAGTGGTTTGTCCAATTACGTGCGCGAAAAGATTGA
- a CDS encoding LysM peptidoglycan-binding domain-containing protein, translated as MRVHIVQKGDTLWKIAKQYAIGFDELKRLNAHLANPDYIVPGMEIYLPENMPKKEKEVMQQTVVKEQPKPVKEVPTKAPVAPQPMPQKPIWQGDIYYQPMPQPAPQPMPFPNWQQTHLHFQPTIEQSMVAPQPQPVQMPQMMPQQPIIIQQPAPQPQQPIFIEQPVMQPMQPHFHPQMMPQMMPQQPVCPYCHGVQMVEPPRVLPARREESPTKEDWSCNDREQQVQHYYEDIHQMMCMPNPCCSQMMPMPYPMQMMPGVQQPMNPMQMMPGAHQPMNPMQMMPDAHQPMNPMPHQPKSWH; from the coding sequence GTGCGCGTTCATATTGTTCAAAAAGGGGATACATTGTGGAAAATTGCCAAGCAATACGCAATTGGGTTTGATGAGCTAAAAAGACTAAATGCTCATTTAGCTAACCCAGATTATATCGTTCCAGGAATGGAAATTTATTTGCCAGAAAATATGCCTAAAAAAGAAAAAGAAGTTATGCAACAAACCGTTGTAAAGGAGCAGCCAAAGCCGGTGAAAGAAGTGCCAACGAAAGCTCCAGTTGCCCCACAGCCTATGCCGCAGAAACCGATTTGGCAAGGGGATATCTATTACCAACCGATGCCTCAACCCGCACCGCAACCGATGCCGTTTCCAAATTGGCAGCAGACGCATCTTCATTTTCAACCAACAATTGAACAATCAATGGTTGCCCCACAGCCACAGCCTGTTCAAATGCCGCAAATGATGCCACAGCAGCCAATTATTATTCAGCAACCAGCCCCACAGCCCCAACAGCCAATTTTTATTGAACAGCCGGTTATGCAACCGATGCAGCCACATTTTCACCCGCAAATGATGCCCCAAATGATGCCCCAACAGCCAGTTTGTCCATATTGTCACGGTGTCCAAATGGTAGAACCACCGCGTGTATTACCAGCGCGACGCGAAGAATCACCGACGAAAGAAGATTGGTCATGCAATGACCGTGAGCAACAAGTCCAGCATTATTATGAAGACATTCACCAAATGATGTGCATGCCGAATCCTTGTTGCTCACAAATGATGCCGATGCCTTATCCAATGCAAATGATGCCAGGCGTACAACAACCAATGAATCCAATGCAAATGATGCCAGGTGCACACCAACCAATGAATCCAATGCAAATGATGCCAGATGCACACCAACCAATGAATCCAATGCCACATCAACCGAAGTCATGGCATTAG
- the tgt gene encoding tRNA guanosine(34) transglycosylase Tgt — protein sequence MTQPPIRYELIKTCAQTGARLGIVHTPHGSFETPTFMPVGTQATVKAMSPEELKEMNAGIILSNTYHLWLRPGNDIVKEAGGLHKFMNWDRPILTDSGGFQVFSLSKFRKIEEEGVHFRNHLNGDKLFLSPEKAMEIQNDLGSDIMMAFDECPPFPATYEYMEASVDRTTRWAKRCKEAHARPDEQGLFGIIQGGEYEELRRKSAEALVELDLPGYAIGGLSVGEPKDIMNKVLEFTAPMMPADKPRYLMGVGSPDSLIDGAIRGIDMFDCVLPTRIARNGTLMTSEGRMVIKNAKYARDFRPIDETCDCYTCKNYTRAYVRHLIRTEETFGLRLTSYHNLRFLIKTMEQVRQAIREDRLGDFKEEFFEKYGYNKPNAKNF from the coding sequence ATGACACAACCACCAATTCGTTATGAATTAATTAAAACATGTGCGCAAACAGGAGCTCGTCTTGGAATTGTCCACACACCACATGGTTCTTTTGAAACACCAACATTTATGCCAGTAGGCACGCAAGCAACTGTAAAAGCGATGAGCCCTGAGGAATTAAAAGAAATGAATGCAGGAATCATCCTTTCAAATACGTATCATTTATGGCTACGTCCAGGAAATGATATCGTAAAAGAAGCGGGTGGCCTACACAAATTCATGAACTGGGATCGTCCAATTTTAACAGATTCAGGCGGCTTCCAAGTATTCTCTTTATCGAAATTCCGTAAAATCGAAGAAGAAGGCGTCCATTTCCGCAATCACTTAAACGGGGACAAACTATTTTTATCTCCAGAAAAAGCGATGGAAATTCAAAATGATTTAGGTTCCGATATTATGATGGCTTTCGATGAATGTCCACCATTCCCAGCAACATACGAGTATATGGAAGCATCTGTAGACCGTACAACACGTTGGGCAAAACGTTGTAAGGAAGCACACGCACGTCCAGACGAACAAGGATTATTCGGTATTATTCAGGGTGGCGAATACGAAGAGCTACGTCGTAAATCGGCAGAAGCGTTAGTTGAACTTGATTTACCAGGCTATGCAATTGGTGGTCTTTCAGTTGGTGAACCGAAAGATATTATGAACAAAGTGTTAGAGTTCACAGCACCAATGATGCCAGCAGATAAACCACGTTATTTAATGGGCGTTGGTTCACCGGACTCTCTTATTGACGGTGCTATCCGAGGCATCGATATGTTTGACTGCGTATTACCAACACGTATTGCACGTAATGGGACATTAATGACTTCTGAAGGTCGTATGGTGATTAAAAATGCCAAGTATGCACGTGATTTCCGTCCAATCGATGAAACATGTGATTGCTACACTTGTAAAAACTACACACGTGCTTATGTACGTCATTTAATTCGTACAGAAGAAACATTTGGTTTACGTCTAACTTCATATCACAACTTACGCTTCTTAATTAAAACAATGGAGCAAGTACGTCAAGCAATTCGTGAAGATCGTTTAGGCGATTTCAAAGAAGAATTCTTCGAAAAATACGGCTATAATAAGCCAAATGCAAAAAACTTCTAA
- the ruvB gene encoding Holliday junction branch migration DNA helicase RuvB, with protein MTDRVLSGEATDAEEQFELSLRPQRLVQYIGQQKVKDNLKIFIEAAKLRQESLDHVLLYGPPGLGKTTLAIVIANEMEVNVKMTSGPAIERPGDLAAILSSLEAGDVLFIDEIHRLPRAIEEVLYSAMEDFCLDIVVGKGPEARSIRLELPPFTLVGATTRAGALSAPLRDRFGVLSRLEYYDEQSLAEIVIRSGELFSVDLDEFAAHEIARRSRGTPRIANRLLKRVRDYAQVLANGVISPDLAQQALELLQVDPRGLDHIDHKLMQSMIERFGGGPVGLDALAASIGEERITIEDVYEPYLLQIGFIQRTPRGRVATNECYEHFGYTPTEK; from the coding sequence ATGACTGACCGCGTACTTTCAGGTGAAGCAACGGATGCTGAAGAGCAATTTGAGCTTTCTTTAAGGCCCCAACGACTTGTGCAATACATAGGCCAACAGAAAGTAAAAGATAACTTAAAAATATTTATTGAAGCGGCTAAACTTCGTCAGGAAAGTCTCGATCATGTACTCCTTTACGGTCCACCTGGATTAGGGAAAACGACACTTGCTATTGTCATTGCAAACGAAATGGAAGTAAATGTGAAAATGACAAGTGGCCCCGCGATAGAACGTCCGGGTGATTTAGCGGCCATTTTAAGTTCACTTGAAGCGGGTGATGTGTTATTTATCGATGAAATTCACCGCTTGCCCCGTGCGATTGAGGAAGTTTTATATTCAGCGATGGAAGACTTTTGTCTTGATATCGTCGTGGGAAAAGGGCCTGAAGCGCGTTCAATTCGCTTAGAGTTACCCCCATTTACACTAGTCGGTGCGACAACGCGTGCAGGTGCTCTTTCTGCGCCGCTAAGAGACAGATTTGGTGTGTTATCACGATTAGAATATTATGATGAACAATCACTGGCTGAAATTGTTATTCGTTCAGGTGAATTGTTTAGTGTGGATTTGGATGAGTTTGCAGCCCATGAAATTGCACGCCGCTCTCGTGGAACCCCACGTATTGCCAATCGTTTATTAAAGCGTGTGCGAGATTATGCGCAAGTATTAGCAAATGGTGTTATTTCACCCGATTTGGCACAGCAAGCACTTGAACTTTTACAAGTGGATCCTAGAGGACTTGACCACATCGACCATAAATTAATGCAGTCGATGATTGAACGTTTTGGTGGGGGTCCAGTCGGGTTAGATGCATTAGCTGCTTCAATTGGCGAAGAGCGTATAACGATTGAAGATGTGTACGAGCCCTATTTATTACAAATTGGCTTTATTCAACGTACGCCAAGAGGTCGTGTAGCAACAAATGAGTGCTACGAACATTTCGGTTACACACCGACAGAAAAATAA
- the queA gene encoding tRNA preQ1(34) S-adenosylmethionine ribosyltransferase-isomerase QueA translates to MRVEDFDFYLPEELIAQTPLLDRTASRLMVVNPNTLELEHHTFGHILDELNAGDCLVLNDTRVLPARLMGTKPETGAHIEVLLLKQTNDDEWETLVKPAKRVKVGTVVTFGDGLLTATCTGELDHGGRTFKFEYEGIFYEILDQLGEMPLPPYIREKLDDQERYQTVYAKERGSAAAPTAGLHFTEPLLEAIKEKGVKVVFITLHVGLGTFRPVSVDSIEDHDMHSEFYSVSEEAAATIQGVKDAGGKVISVGTTSTRTLETVARDNNGKIVASQGWTNIFIFPGFEYKAIDGLITNFHLPKSTLVMLVSALASKESIMNAYEKAVEEKYRFFSFGDAMFIRPKK, encoded by the coding sequence GTGAGAGTAGAAGATTTTGATTTTTATTTACCAGAGGAATTAATTGCACAAACACCATTACTAGACCGAACAGCGAGTCGTTTGATGGTTGTTAATCCGAATACTTTAGAGCTAGAACATCATACATTTGGTCATATTTTAGATGAATTAAATGCAGGGGATTGCCTTGTTTTAAATGATACACGCGTATTACCAGCACGTTTAATGGGAACAAAACCAGAAACAGGTGCACATATCGAAGTATTATTATTAAAACAAACAAATGATGATGAGTGGGAAACGTTAGTAAAACCTGCAAAACGCGTAAAAGTCGGTACTGTAGTGACATTTGGTGATGGTTTACTTACAGCGACTTGTACAGGTGAATTAGATCATGGTGGTCGTACGTTTAAATTTGAATACGAAGGTATTTTCTATGAAATCCTAGATCAACTGGGTGAAATGCCTTTGCCACCATATATTCGTGAAAAATTAGATGACCAAGAACGCTATCAAACCGTTTATGCGAAAGAGCGCGGTTCGGCAGCAGCACCAACAGCGGGCTTACATTTTACAGAACCATTACTTGAAGCAATTAAAGAAAAAGGCGTTAAAGTTGTCTTTATTACACTACATGTTGGTTTAGGTACATTCCGCCCTGTAAGTGTTGATTCGATTGAAGACCATGACATGCACTCTGAGTTTTACAGCGTATCAGAAGAAGCAGCGGCAACAATTCAAGGTGTTAAAGATGCGGGCGGTAAAGTGATTTCAGTTGGTACAACGTCAACACGTACGTTAGAAACTGTAGCTCGTGATAATAATGGTAAAATCGTTGCATCACAAGGCTGGACAAATATTTTCATTTTCCCAGGCTTTGAATATAAAGCAATTGATGGACTGATTACAAACTTCCATTTACCAAAATCAACGTTAGTAATGTTAGTAAGTGCACTTGCTTCAAAAGAGTCGATTATGAATGCCTACGAAAAAGCAGTTGAAGAGAAATATCGTTTCTTCAGCTTTGGCGATGCGATGTTCATTCGTCCTAAGAAGTAA
- the ruvA gene encoding Holliday junction branch migration protein RuvA, with protein sequence MYDYLKGQITRVTPEYIVLEQQGIGWLLYTPNPYAFRQSASEQQVFVSMQVREDAQNLYGFHSLEQRELFKKLIQVSGIGPKGALAILASGNPTSVIQAIEMEDEAFLVRFPGVGKKTARQMILDLKGKLDILLDTIQLPSAEDELPLFGVNPNKHELEEALLALIALGYSEKELDKIKPQLDENESLTTTDAYIKQALKLLLKLK encoded by the coding sequence ATGTACGATTATTTAAAAGGACAAATTACGCGTGTAACACCTGAATATATTGTATTAGAGCAACAAGGAATTGGATGGTTATTATATACACCAAATCCTTATGCCTTTCGCCAATCTGCATCGGAACAACAAGTTTTTGTATCGATGCAAGTTCGAGAAGATGCTCAAAATTTATATGGTTTCCACAGCTTAGAACAGCGCGAATTATTTAAAAAATTAATTCAAGTGTCAGGTATCGGACCTAAAGGGGCATTAGCCATTTTAGCAAGCGGTAATCCTACATCTGTCATTCAAGCGATTGAAATGGAAGATGAGGCGTTTTTAGTACGCTTCCCTGGTGTTGGGAAAAAGACGGCACGCCAAATGATTTTAGATTTAAAAGGTAAGCTTGATATATTGCTTGATACGATCCAATTGCCGAGTGCTGAGGATGAGTTACCTCTATTTGGTGTGAACCCGAACAAGCATGAATTAGAAGAAGCGCTACTTGCATTAATTGCATTAGGGTATTCTGAAAAAGAACTTGATAAAATTAAACCGCAGTTAGATGAAAATGAATCCTTAACGACGACGGATGCTTATATTAAACAAGCGCTTAAATTATTATTAAAATTGAAATAA